One window of Chamaesiphon minutus PCC 6605 genomic DNA carries:
- a CDS encoding DUF3891 family protein, whose product MIVNLTDEGWEIIYHRAHALLAAQIAGYWQTPDDTTRLVDTIAAIAHHDDLEREWEGDHLTKSGAPLDFTLGNGEDLAVPPLYKHVEEALYRGRWVALLVSMHMSFLLEGRRGELSELDEFLDKQIELRQTWCDSLGISETDAEKAYAKMQCCDRLSLILCQRQIPDGERFLEIAKGPGGERHDLLQRGDKTLTVKPWPFKDEKFTVRVDASLLTQMQFDSDEELIASLQQAPISSLEWTFAA is encoded by the coding sequence ATGATTGTCAATCTGACTGATGAGGGCTGGGAAATAATTTATCATCGCGCTCACGCACTACTAGCGGCACAAATTGCGGGGTATTGGCAGACACCTGACGATACTACCCGCTTGGTAGATACGATCGCCGCGATCGCTCATCATGACGATCTCGAACGTGAGTGGGAAGGCGACCACCTAACCAAATCCGGTGCTCCACTCGACTTTACGCTGGGCAACGGGGAGGATTTGGCAGTGCCGCCACTATATAAGCATGTGGAAGAAGCACTCTATCGGGGGCGATGGGTGGCATTGTTAGTGTCGATGCACATGAGTTTCTTGCTAGAAGGACGGCGGGGCGAGCTGTCCGAACTCGACGAGTTTTTGGACAAACAAATCGAGCTGCGACAGACTTGGTGCGACAGCTTAGGTATCAGTGAAACTGATGCCGAAAAAGCTTATGCCAAGATGCAGTGCTGCGATCGACTCTCATTAATCTTATGTCAACGTCAAATTCCTGACGGCGAAAGGTTTTTAGAAATCGCCAAGGGGCCAGGAGGCGAGCGACACGACTTGCTGCAACGTGGTGACAAGACGCTGACTGTTAAGCCGTGGCCGTTTAAAGATGAAAAATTCACCGTGCGGGTCGATGCTTCCCTACTGACGCAAATGCAGTTCGATAGCGACGAAGAATTAATTGCATCGCTCCAACAAGCACCGATAAGTTCGCTCGAATGGACTTTTGCAGCCTAA
- a CDS encoding rhodanese-like domain-containing protein: MANLHDIVEGVQDALGNLTPTPVILQEESTAHDLKKRLEWAEPALSIIDIRDREAFNQGRITGAMSMPMEQLDEMKSTLQPEHDIYIYAESDERAHEAAEMLRAAGFKAVTHIMGGLDAWHEIGGPTEGIQEDGIPPEANAYNVVSRLKTEHDVQEAGKAQQAN, encoded by the coding sequence ATGGCAAACTTACACGACATTGTTGAAGGCGTTCAAGATGCTTTGGGCAACCTGACACCCACCCCAGTCATTCTGCAAGAAGAATCGACCGCCCACGACCTCAAAAAACGGTTGGAATGGGCCGAACCAGCCCTATCGATTATCGATATTCGCGATCGGGAAGCTTTTAACCAAGGACGCATCACCGGGGCAATGTCGATGCCGATGGAGCAACTCGACGAGATGAAATCTACCCTTCAACCCGAACACGATATTTATATCTATGCGGAGTCTGACGAGCGAGCGCACGAAGCCGCTGAAATGCTCAGAGCTGCTGGCTTTAAAGCCGTCACCCACATCATGGGCGGTTTAGATGCTTGGCACGAAATTGGCGGCCCCACCGAAGGCATCCAAGAAGATGGCATTCCACCCGAAGCTAATGCCTATAACGTCGTCTCTCGACTCAAAACCGAGCACGACGTTCAAGAAGCTGGCAAAGCGCAACAGGCTAATTAA